A section of the Malania oleifera isolate guangnan ecotype guangnan chromosome 2, ASM2987363v1, whole genome shotgun sequence genome encodes:
- the LOC131149848 gene encoding adenylate kinase isoenzyme 6 homolog: MAQNSRRKPNILVTGTPGTGKTTTSSQLAEATQLRHINVSELVKEKKLHDGYDRETDAYVINEDLLCDEIEDMMEEGGNIVDYHDCEFFPERWFDRVVVLQTNNTVLYDRLKNRGYEEAKLMNNIECEIFQVLLEEAQGSYPEDVVMALKSDSTDDLARNVEALTDWVRSWCPMS, translated from the exons ATGGCGCAAAATAGCAGGAGGAAGCCCAACATACTAGTGACCGGGACTCCGGGGACGGGGAAGACGACCACATCGTCCCAACTGGCGGAAGCCACCCAGCTCCGCCACATCAATGTGAGCGAACTCGTCAAGGAGAAAAAATTGCATGACGGCTACGATCGCGAGACCGACGCTTACGTGATCAATGAAGACCTG CTGTGTGATGAGATTGAAGATATGATGGAAGAGGGCGGGAACATTGTGGACTATCATGACTGTGAGTTCTTTCCTGAGCGATGGTTTGATCGCGTAGTGGTCCTTCAAACTAACAACACCGTGTTGTATGATCGCTTGAAGAATAG GGGTTATGAGGAGGCAAAACTAATGAACAATATTGAATGTGAAATCTTTCAAGTGTTGCTGGAGGAGGCACAAGGAAGTTATCCTGAGGATGTTGTGATGGCATTGAAGAGTGATTCGACTGATGACTTGGCTAGAAATGTGGAGGCTCTAACAGATTGGGTGAGGAGCTGGTGCCCCATGTCATAA